A window of Plantibacter sp. PA-3-X8 genomic DNA:
GCGGTAGTCGCTGTCGACGACCGCCGCGCGGGGCTCGGCACCGTCGAGCGCGATCCACCACCCCTCGGCGACGTCGCGGTCCATCGGGTGCTGCTCACCGTCCAGGACGAGGTCGACGCGCTCGGCCTCGGGTGCCCAGACGCGGAACCCGGCAGCCGGACTCGTGGTGCTGGTCGTCATCGTGCTCACTCCTCGCTCGCGGCCTCGGCCGCATCGTCGGGCCGCGTCAGGACGGCGACGGGATACTGCTCCAGCAGCGCCGCGAGACGGACCTCGCCACCCTGCAGCTCACGGCCGGTCAGCACGTCGACGAGCCGGCCCTCCGGCAGGGTGACCGTGGTCGACTTCCAACCGCCATGCTCCGCGAGCCGGAGCGAGAGCCGGGTCGCGACTGTGGTGACGCCACCGCGTGAGAACGCGACGACGTGGTCGGCGGCCGGTCCGTCCGCCCCGACGGGGGTGTACTCGGCGAACCGCGACGGGTGCTCCCGTCGCAGGCGGAGGAGCCGGCTGGTCACGAGGAGCTTCGCGGCTCCGTCGGCGTCGACCGGCGGCAGCCAGCCCTCGTCGAGACGGGCCAGCACCGCGCGACGCTCGGCGTAGTCGACCGGGCGACGGTTGTCGGGGTCCACGAGCGATCGGTCCCAGAGCTCGCTGCCCTGGTACACGTCCGGCACGCCCGGCATCGTGAGCTGGATCGCCTTGGCGACCAGACTGTTCGTCCATCCGGCCGCCTCGACGTCCGCGACGGCGTCGAGCAGCGCGGCGTTCGCACGACGGCTGTCGTACAGTCCGTCGACCGCTGCATGCAGGGCGGCCTCGAACGTCTCGTCCGGTGCGGTCCACGTGGTCGAGTCGCCTGCCTCACGGGCGGCCTTCTCGACGTAGGCGTGCAGTCGCTCGCGCTCGATCGGCCACGCACCGACGGCCGCCTGCCAGACCAGCTGCTCGAGCTGCCGGTCGGGGAAGCCGTTCGAGGTGTGGAGGGCGACGGCGTGCTCCGCCCACCGGTCCGCGACTTCACTCAGGGCGTCGATACGGGCGCGGACGTCTTCGCTGCGCTTCGTGTCGTGCGTGCTGAGCGTCGTCATCGAGGACGGCCACTCCGCCTGCCGCCGTGCCTGGCGGTGGTGGAACTCGGCGACGCTGATGTCGGTCTCGGCGGGGTCGCCACCGACCTCGGTCAGCGAGGTGAGCGCCGTGTAGCGGTAGAACGCGGTGTCCTCGACGCCCTTCGCCATCACCATGCCCGAGGTCTGCTGGAACCGCGCGGCGAGCGGATCGGTCGAGTTGCGCAGGCGCGGAGCCAAGGCGGCGAAGGCGTCTGCGAGCTCCGGCCGACGGGTCTCCGCCTCGTCGAGTGCGGCGTCCAGGTATTCGTCGCCGAGCGGCAGGTAGGAGCGGTAGACGGGGAACGCGGTCAGGATCTCGGCGAGGGCGTCCACGGCGTCCGGGACCTCGGGCACGAGTCTCGCGAGACGTCGCACCTCGGAACCGAGGATCCCGTCGGCGATGCCGCGCTTCGTGGTGTGCACGAGGTCGTCCCACGCTTCACGCGTCAGTTCGACGCCGGCGAGCTGGCCGATCGTCGGCAGCCCGGTCGGGTCGACGAGCACCCGGTCGACGTCGCCCAGGGCGTCGTACCCGGTGGTCCCGAGCGTGGCCCACTCGGCCGGCAGGTCCTCTTCGCCCT
This region includes:
- the treY gene encoding malto-oligosyltrehalose synthase, which produces MTTVSGGGPQRSTVPVSTYRLQLTADFRLQDAAALVDYLQALGADWVYLSPILRAEPGSTHGYDVVDHTEVDPERGGADGLTALAEAAHAAGLGVLIDTVPNHMGVATPVENAWWWDLIQHGRDAEHAAAFDVDWEAGDGRIRVPILGDDEDGRRALDDLSIEDGELRYFDHRLPIAPGTADDDASAREVHDRQHYELVNWRRADSELNYRRFFAVNTLAAIRVEDPAVFDGSHVEIGRWFDDGLADGIRVDHPDGLLDPGAYLDRLSERIGGAPIWVEKILEGEEDLPAEWATLGTTGYDALGDVDRVLVDPTGLPTIGQLAGVELTREAWDDLVHTTKRGIADGILGSEVRRLARLVPEVPDAVDALAEILTAFPVYRSYLPLGDEYLDAALDEAETRRPELADAFAALAPRLRNSTDPLAARFQQTSGMVMAKGVEDTAFYRYTALTSLTEVGGDPAETDISVAEFHHRQARRQAEWPSSMTTLSTHDTKRSEDVRARIDALSEVADRWAEHAVALHTSNGFPDRQLEQLVWQAAVGAWPIERERLHAYVEKAAREAGDSTTWTAPDETFEAALHAAVDGLYDSRRANAALLDAVADVEAAGWTNSLVAKAIQLTMPGVPDVYQGSELWDRSLVDPDNRRPVDYAERRAVLARLDEGWLPPVDADGAAKLLVTSRLLRLRREHPSRFAEYTPVGADGPAADHVVAFSRGGVTTVATRLSLRLAEHGGWKSTTVTLPEGRLVDVLTGRELQGGEVRLAALLEQYPVAVLTRPDDAAEAASEE